DNA sequence from the Cercospora beticola chromosome 8, complete sequence genome:
CGGAGCATCGGGCCCTCTGAGAGGCGGAATTATCACGTCTTTGTCATCGAACGAAGCTAGTCCTCGCTCGGTATTGTGAGTCTCATTCAGTCTCTTTTCGCTGGCAATTCGTTCTGCTTCCAGGATATGTGCACGGCGCACTCGATTGATGGCAGGTAGATAGTCGAACAAGATGTCAACCATTGACTGGAGATATGCGACATCTGGCTTCTCCTGATCGTGAGCACGATCTCCATCGACCTGATGGTTCCAATCGATGATCGGGTACGGAGCTCTTTCACCAAGCACTTGTGTCAATCTAGTCGTTACCAAGGACTGGCGGAGTGCGGACGCTGCATCGTACAGGACGCTACGGTTGACTTCTGTGGCGGCCGCATACCACGCCCTCATGATTCTTTCTATCATTTCTTCTTGTCAAAGCGCCGACAAGCCCGGATCCAATATTTGTACGTACCCTGCTCTATCCCGATGTGAATCAATTGTGCGGCCAACGGCTCCGCAAGCTTGCTCTGAAGTCCTTCCGTGCTTGCTGTCAATGTATCAAGATCAAATATGTCACCAAATAGTCCTCTGCCCCAGATTCTCAGGCGCTTTTGCAAGTCATGAAAAGAAGCGTCGTCAGACAGGGCAGAAAGTGCCATAGTGCTGGCAGCTGAGGAACAGGCTGTCCAAAGACCGCAAAGTTCCTGAGAAGAACGCCGAATATCGGTAGAAGCAGACAGTGAGGCATCAGGTGCGGTGGAAGACTCATTGTCAGCTGGAATATCAGAGACTGACACTGCCGTCTGTGGAGGTCCGCTCGCTACACTGCGAGAAGATTCTCTAGTCAGCAGGTTGTTCCAAGGGGCAGAATCATGATCATACTCATTTTGAGGCGCCATCGATGATGCGATGGATCGAAGCTCTTTGTTCAAGTCGGCCAGGAATTCTATCCTCTGATCGAGCTCTTCGCAAGTCTCCGGGTCAAGTTCAGGCTTGGTCGATGGGTATAATTTGAACGAGGCTTGACCTTCCTCGGGGGACAAGCAGTACCTGTCTTCAATTTTCGCGCTTTCGCGTTCGAATTCTTCGATTATCTTCGTGATCTGTTCGTGATGTTGGACTAATGGATGTATTACAGCGTCAGACTGTAGCAACCGTTTATGATCCGTCTTCTCAACCTGGTAGGAGAGAAGCCGTGGCTCGAGCCGCTTGTCTAAGGTTCCTGTACTAGTAGGCCTTGCGTTATCGATTCTCAGACTGCTGGTCTCCGAGCCTCCCAGTCCAACGGGTGAACTTAGAACGGCTTCCATCATTTCGACCAGGTGTTGCCAGCCACGTCTTTGCAGAAGCTGTTGGAGTTCCTTCGTTGCAGGTTCCATGGTGAATAGGTGCACAGGATTGGTTTCCTTCTGTTTCTCGAGAACTTCGCTTCGAATGACGTGGTAGTATTTGCGCGTCGGCCACGCTTACAATGTTGAGAGTCAAATTGAGCTTGACCGAGCTCCTGGACAGGACCGGCTTGACCGTCAGCTCAAACTTGATCTTGGATCAATGCTCACCCAAGTCCACGCACATATGTAAAAGTGCGGAGGAGCTGGTAGCTGGTGTCGGAATGTACTCGATACCTGCATCGCGGAAGTCTGATGGATCATCGATCTCTCATCAGTCATGTGGGGACCCAGTGCAGGTCAGCTCAAAAGACGCCACACAGGTAGCATGCAGCTATCAACAAGGCAGCTTTGAGATGGTGTACTGCTGTAT
Encoded proteins:
- a CDS encoding uncharacterized protein (antiSMASH:Cluster_3), with translation MEPATKELQQLLQRRGWQHLVEMMEAVLSSPVGLGGSETSSLRIDNARPTSTGTLDKRLEPRLLSYQVEKTDHKRLLQSDAVIHPLVQHHEQITKIIEEFERESAKIEDRYCLSPEEGQASFKLYPSTKPELDPETCEELDQRIEFLADLNKELRSIASSMAPQNEYDHDSAPWNNLLTRESSRSVASGPPQTAVSVSDIPADNESSTAPDASLSASTDIRRSSQELCGLWTACSSAASTMALSALSDDASFHDLQKRLRIWGRGLFGDIFDLDTLTASTEGLQSKLAEPLAAQLIHIGIEQERIMRAWYAAATEVNRSVLYDAASALRQSLVTTRLTQVLGERAPYPIIDWNHQVDGDRAHDQEKPDVAYLQSMVDILFDYLPAINRVRRAHILEAERIASEKRLNETHNTERGLASFDDKDVIIPPLRGPDAPQTIMLQNAGDPQSARSVPNEQRRSTAQELNLIELFQSLQKREASEQRSAPRTIDAQFAEELRDIISVMEGLRDRANGLESQGLPFRPAPPRLDGDKMQYASFDAPEPSLSPTLGKRIFHQTTST